The stretch of DNA CTGGAGTGCTCGAATGGTGGTTTGCGCACGATCGTACTCGGTCAGGACGGTGAGACAGGATTCAATAGTCTTGAGGTCCTGGTCCAGATCGTTGACCTGGTTTCGGATCTGACCGGCTTCTGTTTCCAGGGGAACGTTGTACGCGATCGTCAACGCTTCCAAATTCACCATCTGTGATCGATCGCTGCTATCCGGGCTTGGGCTGCCTAGACGGACTAAGCTGCCTTCGGTCAGTTTTGGCCGTCGGTCGAGGGTGGTATCAACGATATGATCGATCGCCGTATTGGTGGGTGAGCAGATCAAGGTCCGTTCTCCGAGGTCATTCAAGGCAAGACTGATCGTTGAGATCACTTCGCTTTTGCCGGTTCCCGGGGGGCCAATCACATAGGTCACATCCTGTTGGATGCTTTTGGTGAAGGCGTCGAGTTGTTCTGTATTGAGCGAACCGGTCGGTGTGATGGGGGTGTATGCAAGCAAGTCCGGCCGTGCTGAGGGATCGAAGGTCTTGAGCGCGAGCGACGTGCCGAATCGCTCGGTTTGCCGGCCGATCTGAATGAGTCGCTTATCGAGACTTTGTAGGAGTCGGAGTGAATCAAATGCCAGTTGGGCTTCTGGAATCTCAGGGGTCAGCTCGGCGTCGATCGCCAGAGCCAATCCATCCAAGGAAAACCCGACGACACGACAAGGGAATCGATTGGCATTCAGGACTAACGATGGATTGCCCTCGTCGAGAATTTGAGCGGGGATGGGTTCGCTCTGAAAGAGGAAATAGTTGGTGCGTCCGGACTTGTGTTGTCGCTTGCCGTCCTTCAGCGGGAGGGCGAACGTTTCCTGTCCGGATTGGGGTTTGCGACCGCTGAGTTCATCGCGAATGGCATCCCGGAAGGCTTGGAGGAGGAGTTGGAGCCGGACATGGTCTGGCTTGCCAGATGCGCTGTCATAAAAGGCCGGCGTAGGCGCAGTCATTGAGCCTCCTTCTGGGGTCCGGTCAGTGTGTGAGGGCATGATCGCGGGGCAGGAAAGGCTGGCGCTCGGAGAGCGCCCTGTTCTGGCGAGGGTCGTGAAGGTCAGGCGGTTGGCAGTTGGAGTGGGTAGGGGCTCGCGCTTTTCTGGAGAGCAAGGCTGGTACGGATTATGCGGAGCCAGCAGAAAGATTTTATCTGAAGACCTCTTGTTTTTGAAAAGACGGTTGGAGTACCATGCGTTATCTATTTGGTTTCGTAGGCTCTGCTGAAACATTTCTGCTGTACGCTCGTACAGATTTTCATCTCTCTCGTTGTGATGTGTTCTTTCGATTGATCATCGTAAGGCACTCACGTGTTCACTTCGTTCTTTCCATCTTCCCCGCGTCTTCCCTCTGACGCTCTCTGCATTCTGTTTCACCTCCACTGCGTTTCTCACCATCCGATCTCTTGATGCATGAAGTATCACTGAGATCTACCATCGTGCTTTGTCAGTCCCATTTCACCATCATATTCACATTGGTTGCGCACATGTTGCCAGCCGCTAACAGGAGGTGCCTTCATGATGTCATGTGCCACTCGCATTACTATCCAGTCTGTCGCAGTTGATGGAATCCGTCCGCTGTATGCTCAACGTGGATGGTTTCTTGGCACCATTGCTGAAGTAGATCGAATCGTACGATGCAGCGAATCCTTTGCCTCTGAACAGGATGCGCGGCGCATATGTTGGGCATTACGGCAAGAGGGCGTGGTGGATCAGGATTATGTCAGTCAGGAAGCCTTGCCAAATCTGTATCTGGATGTGGGAGGGATGTCGTTGTTCTCGCCAAATCGGTCAGAATGTCGTGCGGTGTTCTCGAAGCCCCAGGCAATTGTGCGAGTGTTACGGATGGAACGTGATCAGTTGGTGCAGGATTGTGAGTTACCGTTCGTCAGGATGGTGATTCGTGCTGTCCGCTGGTGTCGTGTAGTCCGTGCCTCGTTCATTGGTCGAACGGTCATGATGTCGCACTGAGATCATGTCGTCGATCCCGCCCGGTGTGCCTCCTGCATAGTTCGGTCTTCTCATCGCGTCGACATCCTCAATCATCACATTCACCACCATTCAAATCATGCTGCGTACCGTGTGTAGTCGAAAGGCTAGACACGTATGCGCCGAGGAGTATGCATGTACGACAACGCAACCATTAAGGTGGAATTGCGCAGTGTAGGAAAGGCCGTTCATGTGGATCTCACAGGATCGGATGAGCTGTTGCAGTGGGCGTATAACGATTTAGCGAGTCGCTTTGAATTGCTAATCGAGGCAGGAGTACTGAAGTGGTATAAAGCGCGAGCTGACCATTTTGTGCTTATGCCCCAAGATGATTGGAAGCCTGCTGAAGTGGTCTATGAGTTAAAGCAGCAACTGCGGCTTCAATCTCCTTAACCAGCTTCGATTCATGGGGTTCAAGTGTAATGGTGGCACTCAGATTCTGTATTTGAGTGAGTACGCGTTCACTGAATCCTTCGAGTCGGCAAAAGCTGTCCCTTCCTACAAATTCTGCATTGCTTCGCCAGATCGTTTCCCGACTGTTGAGTAATTCAGACAGCTTGCGGGTAATTTCGAGTTCTGGTGTCACCTTCATGCGTCCCTCCCTGTTGGACCGTTTCCTCCCATCAATCTAGCACTGGGATTCGATACGGTCAATGACGGGAAAGGCAAAGGAGTTACGTGATGAATCAACATGAATTGGCAGAATCAGATTGGCGTGGGGTCTATCGAACGCATGTCCAATTTATTCTTGCACAGCTCTTTTCTGCTGGAAATGCTGTGATTCATGCACGTGCCGGCGAAGTGCTTTGTGAGTATCAAGAAGCGCTTCTGTTGGTACGGGATTTGGTGCAGCAGATTCAAGGGAGCGTTTCGTCAAAGGGCTGTCTCTTTGAGGACTGGGAGTATCAATGCGCAAAACGAGTCCTTGCTGCATCGTGGCAACTCGGACCGGTTTCGCGTGATGCACTCTTGGTCTTTACGGGATATTCAGAAGCGCAGCTGCACAACATGGCTCAAGCGGCAATTGAGGCTCGAACCGAAGCCTACACTGCGCTCTATGGTTCGCCGGCACCACAAGCTTGGGGTTAGTGTACGTTGCCTGCTTCAATGATTGCTGTCTCGCATTTCCCTGTTCACGTCCATCGCATCATCACTCTAACCATGGCAACCCTGTTGCCCTTGAAAGGATCACCATTATGTCGACCATGGGACACACATCATCAAAATTAACTGCAATTCGGGCGATCTTGAGTGCGGCGCCGTCGTATTCTCGTTCGCATCTCTATCGATGGGGACGATTGGATCAGACGGATTTGAAGCGGTTAGTTCAAGAGCTCGAAGAAGGTGGTCATGTTGTCGATCCGAACCAACTCTATCAACTGCGATACCGCTTGTACGAGATGGACATGGCTGAGTTTTCGAATCATTTGGTGCGAGTCGCTCGAACCAATGAAGAAAACCGTTATGAGGAAGACCATGAGCCAGAATCACCGTCGTACCCAAAGCGAACGAAATTGGGACATCCTCATTTCGTATGTCTTGAGGATGGACGGATTGCGAGGCGGATCGATCTCGCTCGGGCCTTACCGCTTTGTGGATTGCGGTCACCAGTGCTGATGACAGAGATCGAACGTCGCGCGAATGCACAGAATGGAATCAGTCGTGTCCGTTGGATCACTGGTTCGATCAAGTGTACTCGGTGCGACGGCTATCATCTGTCACCTGCGAAGACTGTTGAGCCGCCTGGACCCACTGTGACATCTGAAACCATGACTGAAACATGCCGTCATTGTGGAGCCTCCTCGTTGGTAACTGAATGGGTTGGAACAGCGCAATATGGTTTTGGCGATAAACGTTGTTTGATCTGTGGATGGTACCAATTGGAGACTTTCAACTTGATACCACAGGATGTGCTCTTGCGGAATCAGGAAGCACTTGCTCATGCCATGGTTCACACAGTCACTGGAACTCAGGAAGATGGGATTGAAGTCAATGAGGAGACAAACGATCTTCACATTGTCGGCGATCTCGATCAGCTGGATCCGGTGCAGAATCAAGGAGTGACAAGTGTAGATGGCGAAATGGAAGACATGTGTGCGGATGGACTGACAGCGGTTGATCTTGAAGCATCCGATGATCTCCTGGATCCGGATGACCGTTCAAGTGCAGGAGAGGAGACTCACGCGCAAGATGATACTGGTCTTGAGGCTGATGAATATCTTGTCTCGTTGCAGAATCGACTCTGGAAGGACAAATCGTGCAAAGCGCTCCGATGTGCATTACTGGAACGGTCTCTGACGAATCCAATGGCTCTTGAGCGGTTGGATTTGGTCTGGACGGTCGCTTCGGTACTCGCAGAATCATCGGAGGGTATGACGCTCGCACAACAACAAGAGGTCGCGACATGGTTGATGGGGTCTTCAGATGAGGATCTCCGTAATCTGTTGCCGCCGATGGATCTTGCAAGGGAACTAACCATGGAGAAGCCGGAGTATATCCTGCCTCCTGTCTCTGGCAAAATTACCCAGTGGAAGCGGGCGTGTCGAAACCGATTGGCTCGCTTTCAGTATCCTCGGGCCGGCGCGCGCATTCTGGCACCTAGTTTTGGAGTGTCCGAGCGTGCGTTTCTGGCTGCCGTAGGACTATAGCTGCATGCGGAGTCGAGGGGGCATTTCTCTTAGAGCGTGGATGACCATACTCTGAAAGAATCATGTTCCCTCGGCTTCTGTGCGGTTATCTCTGGAGTGTGTTGTGGAATGCATCGAAGTGTGGAGGGACACTTTGGTCGGCGACATGTACGACGCGTATCATGACTCGATACGACATAAAAGGAGGATTCTTGACTGCAAGGATGGTGTTTCTAATTGTTGAAACGCGCGGGTGTATCCTTGAGCGAATCCTCCTTTTTTTATCCTAAATCTCGGAAAGGCAGGAGCCTGAGGCACCCCGACGAATCGGAATGCCCCAGGGATCAGAAGCAGCGTGAATTACGCAGCCTTCTTCATTGGCTTTGGGCCGAAATCTACACCGTCATTGTCGGCGATGATCTGGGTGTACGTCACCCGATCCTCGGTTCCGGCATTCACGGTCCGGTTCTGCAACCGTCCTGCGATCTCGACCCACTGGCCCTTGACGAGATGCTGCTTGCAGTTCTCGCCGTTCTTGCCCCACACGCTGACCGAGAAGAAGTCCGTCTCGGGCTTCTCCGTGGAGTCCTTCTTCGGGCGCCGATCGACGGCGACTCGAAAGTTCACCACCTTCTTGTCGTTGACCGTGGCTTCGGCGAGATCGCTGGCGATGCGGCCTTTGATTTCGACTTTTGCACGACTACGCATTATTAAACCTCCTGAAACAGTGATTGAGTGGCACGAGGCCACATCGTATGATCCCGGAACTCCTCGTGTGAGGCAGACTCCGTCGCGGCCTATCCGCACGCCGGGTAGAGTCATATCGTGAATGTGCTTTGGGGTTGAAGCCGCCCGGACGATCTAGGGAAGGTCTGATTTATTCTTCTCGCGGGATGTGCTACGGATAGCGCAGCACTGAACGGGAGGCGTACCCCATGCAGCAGACCTTTGCGGAAGCGAGCTTTGAACAGTATCGCAAGTCTACCCGCCGCGAGCGGTTCCTCAATGAGATGAACCGGGTGGTGCCCTGGGCGGAATTAGTGGCCGTGATCGAGCCGGTCTACCCCAAGGCTGACGGGCCGGGACGTCCGCCGGTCGGGATCGAACGCATGCTGCGCCTCCATTGTCTCCAACAGTGGTTCAACCTGTCAGATCCGGCGGTGGAAGAAGCGCTGTATGACTCCCGCGCCATGCGGCAGTTCGTCGGGATTGATCTGGGCCGTGAGCCCGTCCCCGATGAGACGACGATCTGTAAGTTTCGGCATCTGCTGGAAGCGCACACGTTGGGGAAACAGCTGTTTGCCCGGATCGGGGAGTATCTGACCAAGCAGGGGCTGCAGGTGAGCCGAGGGACCATCGTGGATGCGACGATCATCAGTGCGCCCAGTTCGACAAAGAATCGGACGAAGGCGCGAGATCCCGAGATGCATCAGACAAAGAAAGGCAACCAGTGGTACTTCGGCATGAAGGCCCATATCGGCGTGGACAGCCAGACGAAAGTAATTCATTCGGTTGCCGCGACGGCTGCCAATGTGCATG from Nitrospira sp. encodes:
- a CDS encoding IS5 family transposase; the encoded protein is MQQTFAEASFEQYRKSTRRERFLNEMNRVVPWAELVAVIEPVYPKADGPGRPPVGIERMLRLHCLQQWFNLSDPAVEEALYDSRAMRQFVGIDLGREPVPDETTICKFRHLLEAHTLGKQLFARIGEYLTKQGLQVSRGTIVDATIISAPSSTKNRTKARDPEMHQTKKGNQWYFGMKAHIGVDSQTKVIHSVAATAANVHDSQVLPELLHGQETRVWGDAAYSGQRAVIRQHAPHAKSFIQTKAHRHRPLSEEERTRNRTKSKVRAKVEHAFLVIKRIFGWAKVRYRGLAKNTHWLQISCGLANLYVARRRLLAGT
- a CDS encoding single-stranded DNA-binding protein, encoding MRSRAKVEIKGRIASDLAEATVNDKKVVNFRVAVDRRPKKDSTEKPETDFFSVSVWGKNGENCKQHLVKGQWVEIAGRLQNRTVNAGTEDRVTYTQIIADNDGVDFGPKPMKKAA